Proteins from a single region of Stappia sp. ES.058:
- a CDS encoding DUF6101 family protein: MSRQTAHQDATAKGSGRTARLDPAQMPHRFASRSVTQAGRVDQTPLDVYIDRQQVIVKRRLAGLPLTLVQPVGVFLGVFAEVAPGATPGTLRARIGLRHRDPAMSIELAASDKLEDLAADWCAWGEALGLPLLLVEPDGKVSRIEKPEDKGVAAPMVPPRRRVAALTARRPRFLVRRKPGRPATAGPVYRGEREIIARN, translated from the coding sequence TTGAGCCGTCAAACAGCACATCAGGATGCCACTGCAAAAGGATCGGGCCGCACCGCGCGGCTCGATCCGGCGCAGATGCCGCATCGCTTCGCATCCCGCAGCGTGACGCAGGCGGGTCGCGTCGATCAGACACCCCTCGATGTTTATATCGATCGCCAGCAGGTGATCGTCAAACGCCGCCTTGCGGGACTGCCGCTGACACTGGTTCAGCCGGTGGGCGTGTTCCTCGGTGTCTTTGCCGAGGTTGCGCCGGGAGCGACGCCTGGAACGCTGCGCGCACGCATCGGCTTGCGCCATCGCGATCCGGCCATGTCCATCGAACTTGCCGCCAGCGACAAGCTGGAAGATCTGGCCGCCGACTGGTGTGCCTGGGGCGAGGCGCTGGGCCTGCCGCTGCTTCTGGTGGAGCCGGACGGCAAGGTCTCGCGGATCGAAAAGCCGGAAGACAAGGGCGTTGCAGCCCCTATGGTGCCGCCGCGCCGACGTGTCGCGGCCCTGACCGCGCGGCGTCCGCGCTTTCTCGTGCGGCGCAAGCCCGGTCGCCCGGCGACGGCAGGTCCGGTCTATCGCGGCGAGCGGGAGATCATCGCGCGCAATTGA
- the ubiA gene encoding 4-hydroxybenzoate octaprenyltransferase: MSETMGENTITGRVADAVKGHWVDTHAPDWLRPFARLARWERPIGWKLLLWPCWWSAALAAIAGGAAFPNPWHLVLFMIGAIAMRGAGCTYNDLVDQDIDDKVARTRSRPLPSGQVTPLQAKAFLVAQALVGLLVLIQFNRFAILLGIASLAVVAIYPFMKRVTNWPQLFLGLAFSWGALMGWAAAFGELDWPPVALYCGGILWTIGYDTIYAHQDKEDDALVGVKSTARLFGDWTKLALTGLYGGATVLFGLAMVGADAGPLAFAGLVLSLAHLLRQIVVLDIDDNDQCLKLFRSNEWFGWILFAGLVADALVQAW, from the coding sequence ATGAGTGAGACGATGGGCGAAAACACGATCACCGGACGCGTCGCCGACGCGGTAAAGGGCCACTGGGTCGACACGCATGCTCCCGACTGGCTGCGACCTTTCGCACGGCTGGCACGATGGGAACGGCCGATCGGCTGGAAGTTGCTGTTGTGGCCGTGCTGGTGGTCGGCGGCGCTTGCCGCCATTGCCGGGGGCGCCGCCTTTCCCAATCCCTGGCACCTCGTGCTCTTCATGATCGGCGCCATCGCCATGCGCGGCGCAGGCTGCACCTACAACGATCTCGTCGATCAGGACATCGACGACAAGGTGGCGCGCACCCGCTCGCGCCCGCTCCCGTCAGGCCAGGTCACACCGCTTCAGGCAAAGGCGTTTCTGGTCGCCCAGGCACTCGTCGGTCTGCTGGTCCTCATCCAGTTCAACCGCTTCGCAATCCTGCTCGGCATCGCGTCGCTTGCGGTCGTCGCGATCTATCCGTTCATGAAGCGGGTGACCAACTGGCCGCAGCTTTTCCTGGGACTGGCGTTTTCCTGGGGCGCGCTGATGGGCTGGGCCGCCGCCTTCGGCGAGCTCGACTGGCCGCCGGTCGCGCTTTATTGCGGCGGCATCCTGTGGACCATCGGCTACGACACGATCTACGCCCATCAGGACAAGGAGGACGATGCCCTCGTCGGCGTAAAATCCACGGCCCGACTGTTCGGCGACTGGACGAAACTGGCACTCACCGGCCTGTACGGCGGCGCCACCGTGTTGTTCGGGCTGGCGATGGTCGGCGCGGATGCGGGGCCGCTTGCCTTTGCCGGACTTGTTCTCAGCCTGGCGCATCTCCTGCGCCAGATCGTGGTGCTCGACATCGACGACAACGACCAGTGCCTGAAGCTCTTCCGCTCCAATGAGTGGTTCGGGTGGATCCTGTTCGCCGGCCTCGTCGCCGACGCGCTGGTTCAGGCCTGGTAG
- the purD gene encoding phosphoribosylamine--glycine ligase: MNILLIGSGGREHALAWAIARSPRTTRLFAAPGNAGIAEEAECIALDTSDAAAVIAFCKAEDIGLVVVGPEAPLVAGLVDALSEAGIRAFGPNRAPAALEGSKGFTKDLCARADIPTAAYGRFTDAASARAYVEENGAPIVVKADGLAAGKGVVVAETVADALAAVDACFDGAYGDAGAEVVVEECLVGEEASLFVLCDGTTGLALASAQDHKRVGDGDTGPNTGGMGAYSPAPVMDATLTERAMRKIVQPTLDTLRAEGMPFTGILYAGLMITADGPKLIEYNVRFGDPECQVLMMRLTDDIVALMEAAVDGRLSGKTLSWRDAVALTVVLAAKGYPGAYEKGSEIRGLDALADSADVKVFHAGTTRDGDRVLANGGRVLNVTALGKTVAEAQARAYAAVGRIDWPDGFCRTDIGWRAVAREEG; the protein is encoded by the coding sequence ATGAACATTCTCTTGATCGGATCGGGCGGACGCGAGCATGCGCTTGCCTGGGCGATTGCCAGGTCGCCGCGCACCACCCGTCTGTTCGCCGCGCCCGGAAACGCCGGCATCGCCGAAGAAGCCGAGTGCATCGCGCTCGACACGTCCGATGCCGCCGCCGTCATCGCCTTCTGCAAGGCGGAGGATATCGGCCTCGTCGTCGTCGGCCCCGAGGCGCCGCTGGTCGCAGGCCTTGTCGATGCGCTGTCTGAGGCCGGGATCCGCGCCTTCGGTCCGAACCGCGCGCCGGCGGCGCTCGAAGGCTCCAAGGGCTTCACCAAGGATCTGTGCGCGCGCGCCGACATCCCGACCGCCGCCTACGGCCGCTTCACCGATGCCGCCTCCGCGCGCGCCTATGTCGAGGAAAACGGCGCGCCCATCGTCGTCAAGGCGGACGGGCTGGCCGCCGGCAAGGGCGTTGTCGTCGCGGAAACGGTGGCGGACGCGCTTGCCGCCGTCGATGCCTGTTTCGACGGCGCCTATGGCGACGCCGGGGCCGAGGTCGTCGTCGAGGAGTGTCTTGTCGGCGAGGAGGCGAGCCTCTTCGTGCTGTGCGACGGAACCACCGGCCTGGCGCTTGCAAGCGCGCAGGATCACAAGCGCGTCGGCGACGGCGACACCGGTCCCAACACCGGCGGCATGGGCGCCTATTCGCCCGCCCCCGTCATGGATGCGACGCTGACGGAGCGGGCCATGCGCAAGATCGTGCAGCCGACCCTCGACACACTGCGCGCCGAGGGCATGCCCTTTACCGGCATTCTCTACGCCGGGCTGATGATCACCGCCGACGGGCCGAAGCTGATCGAATACAACGTGCGTTTCGGCGATCCGGAGTGCCAGGTGCTGATGATGCGCCTGACCGACGATATCGTCGCGCTGATGGAGGCCGCCGTCGACGGCCGGCTTTCCGGCAAGACGCTTTCCTGGCGCGACGCGGTGGCGCTGACCGTGGTGCTGGCGGCCAAGGGCTATCCGGGAGCCTACGAAAAAGGCAGCGAGATCAGGGGGCTCGACGCGCTCGCCGACAGCGCGGACGTCAAGGTGTTCCATGCCGGCACGACGCGCGACGGCGACCGGGTGCTGGCCAACGGCGGGCGCGTGCTCAACGTCACGGCACTCGGCAAGACGGTGGCCGAGGCGCAGGCGCGCGCCTATGCGGCGGTCGGACGCATCGACTGGCCGGACGGCTTTTGCCGCACGGACATCGGCTGGCGGGCGGTCGCGCGCGAAGAGGGCTGA
- a CDS encoding alpha/beta fold hydrolase, translated as MAELFPGFEARHVTGDGAEIFCRIKGNGPPLLLLHGYPQTHAMWHPVADALAGDFTVVVADLRGYGASDAPEGDPAHERYSKRAMARDMVAVMAVLGHERFAVAGHDRGGRVAYRMALDHPDQLTALAVLDILPTYEYWKAMDWRYAMAIYHWLFLAQPHPLPERLIAGDPGFYLDYTLASWTATKDLSAFDARALAAYRASFSQAARQHAACEDYRAGATIDMDHDSADRAAGRRISVPTLVLYGTAGIAGKASTPLDTWNTWADDLAGEGIDGGHFVVEENPQATLAALTRFLKARAGGAA; from the coding sequence ATGGCGGAACTTTTTCCCGGATTTGAGGCAAGGCACGTGACCGGCGACGGCGCGGAGATCTTCTGCCGCATCAAGGGCAACGGCCCGCCGCTCCTGCTGCTGCACGGCTATCCGCAGACCCACGCCATGTGGCATCCTGTGGCCGACGCGCTTGCCGGCGATTTCACCGTTGTGGTGGCGGATCTGCGCGGTTACGGCGCCTCCGACGCGCCCGAGGGCGATCCGGCCCACGAGCGCTATTCCAAGCGTGCGATGGCGCGCGACATGGTCGCCGTGATGGCGGTGCTGGGGCACGAGCGCTTCGCCGTCGCCGGGCATGACCGGGGCGGGCGCGTCGCCTATCGCATGGCGCTCGACCATCCCGACCAACTGACCGCGCTCGCGGTGCTCGATATCCTGCCGACCTATGAATACTGGAAGGCGATGGACTGGCGCTACGCCATGGCGATCTACCACTGGCTGTTCCTCGCCCAGCCCCATCCCCTGCCGGAACGGCTGATCGCCGGCGATCCGGGCTTTTATCTCGATTACACACTGGCGAGCTGGACGGCGACGAAGGACCTCTCCGCCTTCGACGCAAGGGCGCTTGCAGCCTATCGCGCGTCGTTTTCGCAGGCCGCCCGCCAGCATGCGGCCTGCGAGGACTACCGCGCCGGCGCCACCATCGACATGGACCACGACAGCGCCGACCGCGCGGCAGGGCGCAGGATTTCCGTGCCGACGCTGGTGCTCTACGGCACGGCCGGCATCGCGGGAAAGGCCTCGACGCCGCTCGACACCTGGAACACCTGGGCGGACGATCTCGCCGGCGAGGGGATCGACGGCGGGCATTTCGTCGTGGAGGAAAACCCGCAAGCCACGCTTGCCGCGTTGACGCGGTTCCTGAAAGCCCGCGCGGGGGGCGCGGCGTGA
- a CDS encoding phosphotransferase family protein, whose amino-acid sequence MSGSFDRQDAFSGTKAVPDALAIDAERLAGWLADHVPGFAGRLEVRQFKGGQSNPTYLLETPAASFVLRRKPPGALLPSAHAVDREYKVMKALGEAGFPVPRVLGHETDADVIGTEFYVMDKVEGRIFWDPAMPDATRGERAAVYGAMNATLARLHGYDPQVLGLGDYGKPEGYVARQIARWSKQYRASETETIAEMDRLIDWLPTRLPGAQPARVVHGDFRLDNLIIAPETPEVAAVLDWELSTLGDPVADFTYHCMQWVMPQGPDGAGIGTLAGRDLEALGIPALADYIASYERATGFPVAKDLDFFFAYNFFRIAAILQGIAGRVRDGTATNENAEQMAKQIRPLAETAWGFARKAGA is encoded by the coding sequence GTGAGCGGCAGTTTCGACCGGCAGGACGCCTTTTCCGGCACCAAGGCGGTGCCCGACGCGCTCGCCATCGACGCGGAGCGGCTTGCCGGCTGGCTGGCCGATCATGTGCCGGGTTTTGCCGGTCGCCTGGAGGTCCGCCAGTTCAAGGGCGGGCAGTCGAACCCGACCTATCTGCTGGAAACGCCGGCCGCGTCCTTCGTGCTCAGGCGCAAGCCGCCGGGCGCCCTGCTCCCCTCCGCCCATGCGGTCGACCGCGAATACAAGGTGATGAAGGCGCTGGGCGAAGCGGGCTTTCCCGTGCCGCGCGTTCTGGGGCACGAGACCGACGCGGACGTGATCGGCACCGAGTTCTATGTGATGGACAAGGTTGAGGGGCGGATCTTCTGGGATCCCGCAATGCCGGACGCCACCAGGGGAGAGCGCGCCGCCGTCTACGGCGCGATGAACGCCACGCTGGCACGGCTCCACGGCTACGATCCGCAGGTGCTGGGGCTTGGCGACTACGGCAAGCCCGAGGGCTATGTCGCGCGCCAGATCGCGCGCTGGTCGAAACAGTATCGCGCGTCCGAGACTGAAACGATCGCCGAGATGGACCGGCTGATCGACTGGCTGCCGACGCGCCTGCCCGGGGCGCAGCCCGCGCGCGTGGTGCATGGCGACTTCCGCCTCGACAATCTGATCATTGCGCCGGAGACGCCCGAGGTCGCCGCCGTGCTCGACTGGGAACTGTCGACGCTGGGCGATCCGGTCGCCGATTTCACTTATCACTGCATGCAATGGGTGATGCCGCAGGGCCCGGACGGGGCAGGGATCGGCACGCTCGCGGGCCGGGATCTCGAAGCGCTCGGGATACCAGCGCTTGCCGACTATATCGCGTCTTATGAGCGGGCGACGGGCTTTCCGGTCGCGAAGGATCTTGATTTCTTCTTCGCCTACAACTTCTTCCGCATCGCCGCGATCCTGCAAGGCATCGCCGGCCGCGTGCGCGACGGCACGGCGACGAATGAAAACGCGGAGCAAATGGCCAAACAGATCCGCCCGCTCGCGGAAACGGCCTGGGGCTTTGCGCGAAAAGCGGGGGCGTGA
- a CDS encoding Panacea domain-containing protein: MAYEDERYPASFTLADYLISESRERGELLTPLKLQKLMYYSDAWHLALYDTEITVERFQAWVHGPVALSQYHRFKNFKWRPIDAEIECPDLPIEMVKHLDEVVDVFGSETAVALEIMTHKEQPWLDARGDLAEDEPCNNYISKEITKYFYRSVGN; the protein is encoded by the coding sequence ATGGCATATGAAGACGAAAGATATCCGGCATCGTTCACGCTTGCGGACTACTTGATTAGTGAGTCCCGCGAGCGCGGAGAGCTTTTGACGCCACTGAAGCTTCAAAAGCTTATGTACTATTCCGATGCGTGGCACCTCGCTTTGTACGACACAGAAATTACGGTCGAACGGTTTCAGGCTTGGGTTCATGGGCCAGTGGCGCTTAGTCAATATCATCGCTTTAAAAACTTCAAATGGCGTCCAATTGATGCAGAGATTGAGTGCCCTGATCTACCAATTGAAATGGTTAAACACCTTGATGAAGTTGTTGACGTGTTTGGTTCAGAGACTGCCGTTGCGCTAGAAATCATGACCCATAAAGAGCAACCTTGGCTTGATGCGCGTGGCGATTTGGCTGAAGACGAACCATGCAATAACTACATTTCGAAAGAAATTACTAAATACTTCTACCGGAGCGTTGGCAATTAA
- the tldD gene encoding metalloprotease TldD codes for MTDTAIDLLATGDLGEATARAMLFEALTGADDGELFLEYRQSESLVFDNGRLKAANYDTSQGFGLRAVAGEAAGYAHSGEISQAALSRAADAVRAVASGHSGTYAAAPQRTNAKLYSDVNPLAQPDFADKVALMQTVDAYARARDPKVRQVSVSLASSWQVVDILRADGHRVRDIRPLVRFNVSVVAGDGTRQESGSYGFGGRDSVGAYVTEQSWKHAVDEALRQALVNLEAIPAPAGSFDVVLGNGWPGILLHEAVGHGLEGDFNRKKTSAFAGLMGQRVASKGVTIVDDGTIGGRRGSLSIDDEGTPTSRTVLIEDGILTGYMQDRQNARLMGATSTGNGRRQSFAHIPMPRMTNTIMLAGDRDPGEILEGVKDGIYAVSFGGGQVDITSGKFVFSCTEAYRIEGGRIGAPIKGAMLIGNGPEAMTRIAAVGNDMALDPGIGTCGKQGQGVPVGVGQPSLRINKMTVGGTAV; via the coding sequence ATGACCGACACCGCCATCGACCTGCTCGCGACCGGAGATCTCGGCGAAGCCACCGCCCGCGCCATGCTTTTCGAGGCGCTCACGGGCGCCGACGACGGCGAACTGTTTCTGGAATATCGCCAGTCGGAAAGCCTTGTGTTCGACAACGGACGGCTCAAGGCCGCGAATTACGACACCTCGCAGGGCTTCGGCCTGCGCGCGGTGGCGGGCGAAGCCGCCGGCTACGCCCATTCGGGCGAGATCTCGCAGGCCGCGCTTTCGCGCGCAGCGGATGCCGTCAGGGCCGTTGCCTCGGGGCATTCCGGCACCTATGCGGCCGCGCCGCAGCGCACAAACGCGAAGCTTTACAGCGACGTCAACCCGCTGGCGCAGCCCGACTTCGCCGACAAGGTCGCCCTGATGCAGACCGTCGACGCCTATGCCCGCGCCCGCGATCCCAAGGTGCGGCAGGTCTCGGTCTCGCTCGCCTCTTCCTGGCAGGTGGTCGACATCCTGCGCGCCGACGGCCACCGGGTGCGCGACATCCGCCCGCTGGTGCGCTTCAACGTCTCGGTCGTCGCCGGCGACGGCACGCGCCAGGAATCCGGCTCCTACGGCTTCGGCGGGCGCGACAGCGTCGGCGCCTATGTGACGGAGCAAAGCTGGAAACATGCCGTCGACGAGGCGCTGCGCCAGGCGCTGGTCAATCTGGAGGCGATCCCGGCGCCGGCCGGAAGTTTCGACGTGGTGCTCGGTAACGGCTGGCCCGGCATCCTGCTGCACGAGGCCGTCGGCCACGGGCTCGAGGGCGACTTCAACCGCAAGAAGACCTCCGCCTTCGCCGGCCTGATGGGCCAGCGCGTCGCTTCCAAGGGCGTCACCATCGTCGACGACGGCACCATCGGCGGCCGGCGCGGCTCGCTCTCCATCGACGACGAGGGCACGCCGACGAGCCGCACCGTGCTGATCGAGGACGGCATTCTCACCGGCTACATGCAGGACCGGCAAAACGCCCGGCTAATGGGCGCGACCTCGACCGGCAACGGCCGGCGCCAGTCCTTCGCCCATATCCCGATGCCGCGCATGACCAACACGATCATGCTCGCCGGCGACCGCGATCCGGGCGAAATCCTGGAAGGCGTCAAGGACGGGATTTATGCGGTCTCCTTCGGCGGCGGCCAGGTCGACATCACCTCCGGCAAGTTCGTCTTCTCCTGCACGGAGGCCTACAGGATCGAGGGCGGCCGGATCGGCGCGCCGATCAAGGGCGCCATGCTGATCGGCAACGGGCCGGAGGCGATGACCCGCATTGCAGCGGTCGGAAACGACATGGCGCTCGATCCGGGCATCGGCACCTGCGGCAAACAGGGCCAGGGCGTCCCCGTCGGCGTCGGCCAGCCGTCGCTGCGGATCAACAAGATGACGGTCGGCGGCACGGCTGTGTGA
- a CDS encoding invasion associated locus B family protein: MPFRSNPLLRALAIAGVVLAHVAASGTAALAQGAVRSVHGDWQMRCDTPAGAQEEQCALIQNVTADDRENVGLSVIVLKTADKQSRLLRVLAPLGVLLPMGLGLRVDNADVGRAGFVRCLPNGCIVEVVMQDDLIQKMQQGQAATFVIFQTPEEGIGIPISLNGFSDGFAALP; the protein is encoded by the coding sequence GTGCCATTTCGATCGAACCCGCTTCTCCGCGCCCTCGCGATCGCCGGCGTCGTTCTCGCCCATGTCGCAGCCTCCGGCACAGCAGCCCTTGCGCAGGGCGCCGTGCGCTCCGTCCATGGCGACTGGCAAATGCGTTGCGACACGCCCGCCGGCGCGCAGGAAGAACAATGCGCACTGATCCAGAACGTGACGGCGGACGATCGTGAAAACGTCGGCCTCTCCGTCATCGTGCTGAAGACCGCCGACAAGCAGTCGCGGCTGCTGCGCGTTCTCGCACCGCTCGGTGTGCTGCTGCCGATGGGCCTCGGTCTTCGCGTCGACAATGCCGACGTCGGCCGCGCCGGCTTCGTGCGCTGCCTGCCGAACGGCTGCATCGTCGAGGTGGTGATGCAGGACGACCTGATCCAGAAAATGCAGCAGGGCCAGGCCGCCACATTCGTCATCTTCCAGACCCCGGAAGAAGGCATCGGCATTCCGATCTCGCTGAACGGCTTTTCCGACGGCTTCGCCGCGCTTCCGTGA